AACCAGATGGCCCAAAGCCCAGACTTTCTGGTTAAGGGGCTAGGCGGTTCCGAAACGCGCAATCAGGCGCAGAAACCTGCACATAAGGACATCAGACCTAAATGGCAAAACCAGCCATTAGGTCTGATGCCACTTATGCTCCGGTTTCTAACCGCGTCTGATTGCGCTCTACAAAAAAAGCGCAAAATCCAGTCTTTCCCCCTATCAGGGAAAGACTGGATAAAGCACTTTGACTACTTCATCGTTATTAAACTGTGACTATCATACTTAAGCAACGGTCACTTGTCAAAAGTTAGTTACGGTCTTTTGGGTGTGACTACGACATATCGCCGAGGATCGACGCCTTCTGAATGGGTCTCAACGTACGTATTGTCCACAAGTGTCGTATGAATCGTTTTGCGTTCAAATGATGGCATCGGGTCGAGATAGACGGCTTTGCCAGTTGCTAAAACCTCGCGAGCGGTGCGTTCTGCTAAACGTGTGACGGTCGCCTGCCGTCGTTCGCGATAATCGCCGACATCAAGCATGATTGTCCATTTACTTTTGGCATAATGATTGAACTCAGTTTGGGCTAAGTATTGAATTGCATTGATGATTTTGCCATGCTTACCGATCAACAGGCCTTCTTCATCTGTTTTCAACTGAAATGTGACCGTGTTACCTTGCCGTTCACTTGTGACTTGAGTGTCGATCCCCATACCAGTGGTGATGTCTTCCAGATAACTCTGCACCATGGCCAATGCGGTTTGATTATCTCGCTTTTTGGTGGTGATATCGTTGAAAGCACTGGCAATTTTCTTGCCTGCACCATCAGTTAAAGCCGTTGCAAGTTTTTTCCCTGCCCGCGGTTTGGCAGGCGGATCGTCGCTTGGCGTCGGATCAGCGTCTATCGGCGGTTCCAAGGGTTTTAAATTAACAATCGCTGGCTTACGCATCAAGCCCAGAAATCCGTTCTTATTTTCTCGAACGACTTCAACGCTAACGGCATCACGCGGCAAGCCAAGCTGCTTGAGACCAGTTTCGATGGCTTTTTGAATCGTACTGCCTTGAAAGGTTGGCATCTTGCTTCCTCCCGTTGTTATTTACGCCGTTTGGTTGCTTTTTTGTACGCTCGCTTGAGTGCCCGTTCTTTTTCTTTTTCAGCCTGCGCTTTTGCTTCACGTTCGCGGCGAATCTTGAATGGGTTCTGGATCAGCAACTGCTGAATCATTGAAAAGGCATTGGTAACTACCCAGTAAATGGCCAGCGCACTTGGCAAGGTAATTGAGAAAACGAAAATCATGACAGGCGAGACGATCATCATGAGCCAGCTGCTAGAATTACGCGTTGGTTGTGCCATCATGGATAAGACACTAGTACCCAACGTGAATAAAGTTGCCAGAATCTGCATAATCCACAACGGATCTGGTTGTGACAGGTTCATCCAAAGGAAAGTACCAGTTTGCAGTGATGATGTGCGCAAAATTGCTTGATACAGCGCAATCAGGAATGGCATCTGGATCACAATCGGCAGACAGCCCATCACTGGGTTAACCCCAGCTGAAGCATAAAGTTTCTGTGTTTCATCACGCAGTCGTGTCTGGCTTTCCGTATCCTTTGAACTGTACTTCTTTTGTAGTTCTTTTAGCTGCGGCGCAATTTCCTGCTGTTTGGACATGCTCTTGATTGACATGTAACTCAGCGGGAAAATCAAAATTCGGATGATCAAGGTGAAGGCAATAATCCCGACACCAGGGTTGCCACCGAACAAATTCGCCAGCCAGATAACAAATTGACCGGCTGTGTAGACAACATAGCGATCCCAGAACCCCGTACTATTTTGCGTAACGGGTCCGGTTCCGCAGGCCGTCAAAATGAAGACCAGACTTAGCATGCTCAAAATGACGAGCACACGTTTGATTTGACGATTTTTCACAAATGATCCCTCTCTTTTTTAAACGCGGTCGCTAGGCGCAGAAATCTGCACAGAAGGACCTCAAATTTAAATGGCTAAAGCCCAGCCATTTAGATTTGAGTCCGCTTATGCTCCGGTTTCTAAACGCGCCTGCTCACGCTCTGGTCAGATGACCTCGATGTCTTCGTTCAGGATGCCAGCCAATCGCATGACATGAATCAAATTTTTCTTGGTGCCAGCCATGTCGAGCTGGTTAGCAGATTTACGTGCAATAACCAAAAAATCGGTTTGCGCGTCAATATTAGGTTTTAACTCCAGTAAACTTTGCCGAATATAGCGCTTAATCTGGTTACGCATGACCGCAGTGTGGCCAACTTTCTTCCCCACTGAGATACCAACACGAAAATGCGGTTGGTCGCGTTTCATGTGATAGATCACAAAATTGCGGTTGGCAACCGAATCGCCATGGTCAAACACATTCTGAAATTCAGCTTCTTTTTTGATCCGATATGAC
This genomic window from Lacticaseibacillus paracasei subsp. paracasei contains:
- the yidC gene encoding membrane protein insertase YidC; translated protein: MKNRQIKRVLVILSMLSLVFILTACGTGPVTQNSTGFWDRYVVYTAGQFVIWLANLFGGNPGVGIIAFTLIIRILIFPLSYMSIKSMSKQQEIAPQLKELQKKYSSKDTESQTRLRDETQKLYASAGVNPVMGCLPIVIQMPFLIALYQAILRTSSLQTGTFLWMNLSQPDPLWIMQILATLFTLGTSVLSMMAQPTRNSSSWLMMIVSPVMIFVFSITLPSALAIYWVVTNAFSMIQQLLIQNPFKIRREREAKAQAEKEKERALKRAYKKATKRRK
- the jag gene encoding RNA-binding cell elongation regulator Jag/EloR yields the protein MPTFQGSTIQKAIETGLKQLGLPRDAVSVEVVRENKNGFLGLMRKPAIVNLKPLEPPIDADPTPSDDPPAKPRAGKKLATALTDGAGKKIASAFNDITTKKRDNQTALAMVQSYLEDITTGMGIDTQVTSERQGNTVTFQLKTDEEGLLIGKHGKIINAIQYLAQTEFNHYAKSKWTIMLDVGDYRERRQATVTRLAERTAREVLATGKAVYLDPMPSFERKTIHTTLVDNTYVETHSEGVDPRRYVVVTPKRP
- the rnpA gene encoding ribonuclease P protein component, whose product is MRKSYRIKKEAEFQNVFDHGDSVANRNFVIYHMKRDQPHFRVGISVGKKVGHTAVMRNQIKRYIRQSLLELKPNIDAQTDFLVIARKSANQLDMAGTKKNLIHVMRLAGILNEDIEVI